The following coding sequences are from one Desulfocurvus vexinensis DSM 17965 window:
- the gnd gene encoding phosphogluconate dehydrogenase (NAD(+)-dependent, decarboxylating) encodes MRIAMLGLGRMGLNMARRLLGGGHEVVAWNRSPGPVEALAAQGAVPAFSLEEAVAALPGPRTLWLMLPAQVVDEHLDALRPLLAPGDLLVDGGNSPYKADPGRGRALAEAGLLYVDAGVSGGIWGLTEGYCTMVGGPPEAYERLRPALDTLAPPGGHMHCGPHGAGHYAKMIHNGIEYGMMQAYAEGFALLEASPYGPGLDLGALARLWNRGSVVRSWLLELVAAALERDPALADVAPYVEDSGEGRWAVDSAVELGVPAPVLALSLMARFRSRQDNAFADRLLAALRGEFGGHAVRRPGEEQP; translated from the coding sequence ATGCGCATCGCAATGCTCGGCCTGGGCCGCATGGGCCTGAACATGGCCCGCCGCCTGCTCGGCGGGGGCCACGAGGTCGTGGCCTGGAACCGCTCGCCCGGCCCGGTTGAGGCCCTGGCGGCGCAGGGCGCCGTGCCCGCCTTTTCCCTGGAAGAGGCCGTGGCCGCGCTGCCCGGGCCGCGCACCCTGTGGCTCATGCTGCCCGCCCAGGTGGTGGACGAACACCTGGACGCCCTGCGGCCCCTGCTGGCCCCGGGCGATCTGCTGGTGGACGGGGGCAATTCGCCCTACAAGGCCGACCCCGGGCGGGGCAGGGCCCTGGCCGAAGCCGGGCTGCTCTACGTCGACGCCGGGGTCAGCGGCGGCATCTGGGGCCTGACCGAGGGCTACTGCACCATGGTCGGCGGGCCGCCCGAGGCCTACGAGCGCCTGCGCCCGGCCCTGGACACCCTGGCGCCCCCCGGCGGGCACATGCACTGCGGCCCCCACGGCGCCGGGCACTACGCCAAGATGATCCACAACGGCATCGAGTACGGCATGATGCAGGCCTATGCCGAGGGCTTCGCCCTGCTCGAGGCCTCGCCCTACGGCCCGGGGCTGGACCTGGGCGCCCTGGCCCGGCTGTGGAACCGCGGCAGCGTGGTGCGCTCGTGGCTGCTGGAGCTGGTGGCCGCGGCCCTGGAGCGCGACCCGGCCCTGGCGGACGTGGCGCCCTACGTGGAGGACTCGGGCGAGGGCCGCTGGGCCGTGGACAGCGCCGTGGAACTGGGCGTGCCCGCGCCGGTGCTGGCCCTGTCGCTCATGGCGCGCTTCCGCTCCCGGCAGGACAATGCCT
- a CDS encoding response regulator, which produces MRRTVVLVEDQDIVRAGLRSLLEAHSDFAVAGEAGDGLEAVRLVERVGPDVVLMDLSMPTMGGEEAIRDIKRRFPRIKVLALTACKGEAHIRGALAAGADGYALKSTTAPELLRAMEAVLAGERYVSPDIPGALLAQEPGAGPQGPPSVLDRLSEREVLVLRLAAQGRGNKALARELCISVKTVEKHKANLVRKLGLASASELAPFAHEYELFR; this is translated from the coding sequence ATGCGACGAACCGTTGTGCTCGTCGAAGACCAGGACATCGTCCGCGCGGGGTTGCGCAGCCTGCTCGAAGCCCATTCGGACTTCGCGGTCGCCGGCGAGGCGGGCGACGGCCTGGAGGCCGTGCGCCTGGTGGAGCGCGTGGGCCCGGACGTGGTGCTCATGGACCTGTCCATGCCGACCATGGGCGGGGAGGAGGCCATCCGCGACATCAAGCGCCGCTTCCCCCGGATCAAGGTGCTGGCGCTCACGGCGTGCAAGGGCGAGGCCCATATCCGGGGCGCCCTGGCCGCCGGGGCCGACGGCTACGCCCTCAAGAGCACCACCGCCCCCGAGCTGTTGCGGGCCATGGAGGCCGTGCTCGCTGGCGAGCGCTACGTGAGCCCGGACATCCCCGGGGCCCTGCTGGCCCAGGAGCCGGGCGCCGGGCCACAGGGACCGCCCTCGGTGCTGGACAGGCTCTCCGAACGCGAGGTGCTCGTGCTGCGCCTGGCGGCCCAGGGCCGGGGCAACAAGGCCCTGGCCCGCGAGCTGTGCATCAGCGTCAAGACCGTGGAAAAGCACAAGGCCAACCTCGTGCGCAAGCTCGGCCTGGCCTCGGCCTCGGAGCTGGCGCCCTTCGCCCACGAATACGAACTCTTCCGCTAG
- a CDS encoding Hpt domain-containing response regulator: MSADTPKAAPGGAPQPARARVLVADDDRAVRALVAFHFRDAPWETALVADGQAAVEAFAAAPWDAVLLDLEMPGLSGGQAAQAMRRAEAEQGRAPVPILALSAGGVGGLVAPGPGFSGALSKPFTRQGLLGAVADALGAPAPSPGQGTDPALRHLLPRLYDSVAELAAEAATGLETGDLDAVARAGHKMRGATACFGVRPLAEAAARLEREAQAGDGPAAALALEALAGLLETSRP, translated from the coding sequence ATGAGCGCAGACACCCCGAAAGCCGCACCCGGTGGCGCGCCGCAGCCCGCGCGGGCCAGGGTCCTAGTGGCCGACGACGACCGCGCCGTGCGCGCCCTGGTGGCGTTCCATTTCCGCGACGCCCCGTGGGAGACCGCGCTGGTGGCGGACGGGCAGGCCGCCGTGGAGGCCTTTGCCGCCGCCCCGTGGGACGCGGTGCTGCTGGACCTGGAGATGCCCGGGCTGTCCGGCGGCCAGGCCGCCCAGGCCATGCGCCGGGCCGAGGCCGAGCAGGGTCGCGCCCCGGTGCCCATCCTGGCCCTGTCCGCCGGGGGCGTGGGTGGCCTTGTGGCCCCCGGGCCGGGCTTTTCCGGCGCGCTGTCCAAGCCGTTCACCCGCCAGGGCCTGCTGGGCGCCGTGGCGGACGCCCTGGGCGCCCCGGCGCCTTCGCCCGGCCAGGGGACGGACCCGGCCCTGCGCCACCTGCTGCCCCGGCTCTACGATTCCGTGGCCGAGCTGGCCGCCGAGGCCGCCACGGGCCTGGAGACGGGCGACCTGGACGCCGTGGCCCGCGCCGGGCACAAGATGCGCGGCGCCACGGCCTGCTTCGGGGTCCGCCCCCTGGCCGAGGCCGCCGCGCGCCTGGAGCGCGAGGCCCAGGCCGGGGATGGCCCCGCCGCCGCCCTGGCCCTGGAGGCCCTGGCCGGGCTGCTGGAAACGTCCCGCCCCTGA
- a CDS encoding AtpZ/AtpI family protein has translation MLFGSKNKKKPALTTLADVGTMGMHMVASTFIGLGMGWYLDKWLGTRPWFLLIFLLLGIVSGFRNMFQEARRLQGRPDDQGDGDAQDSDKH, from the coding sequence ATGCTCTTTGGCAGCAAGAACAAGAAGAAACCTGCCCTGACCACCCTGGCCGACGTGGGCACGATGGGGATGCACATGGTGGCATCCACCTTCATCGGCCTGGGCATGGGCTGGTATCTGGACAAATGGCTGGGCACCAGGCCCTGGTTTCTGCTCATTTTTCTGCTCCTGGGCATCGTTTCGGGGTTCCGCAACATGTTCCAGGAGGCGCGGCGGCTGCAAGGCCGCCCGGACGACCAGGGCGACGGCGATGCGCAGGATTCTGACAAGCATTGA
- a CDS encoding ATP synthase subunit I, giving the protein MRRILTSIERQLLRRGFSHRETRMLVRDQLALTGALCALALVLGWRWPWLLDAAAGALLASFNFYLLAGFLQRVLVNRDGAVANLLLRFYGRLILTAAVMVGLIAWAGASIPALLLGLSTGIATVLIWAISRVTGKPSAS; this is encoded by the coding sequence ATGCGCAGGATTCTGACAAGCATTGAGCGCCAGCTGCTGCGCCGGGGCTTCAGCCACCGCGAGACGCGCATGCTGGTGCGCGACCAGCTGGCCCTGACGGGCGCCCTGTGCGCCCTGGCCCTGGTGCTCGGTTGGCGGTGGCCCTGGCTGCTGGACGCGGCAGCGGGCGCCCTGCTGGCGAGTTTCAATTTCTACCTGCTCGCAGGCTTCCTGCAGCGGGTGCTGGTGAACCGTGACGGCGCCGTGGCCAACCTGCTTCTCAGGTTCTACGGGCGGCTGATCCTGACCGCAGCGGTCATGGTGGGGCTCATCGCCTGGGCGGGTGCGTCCATCCCCGCCCTGCTGCTCGGCCTGTCCACGGGGATTGCGACTGTTCTCATCTGGGCCATTTCACGGGTGACGGGGAAACCATCCGCGAGCTGA
- the atpB gene encoding F0F1 ATP synthase subunit A — MAGGLPHPQFIVPAALEAVGITGVPVHVAYTWVVMLLLFTIGILVRKNLTLVPGKLQNVFELIIGGLENFCVANVGEKGREIFHVIVILFLFILPCNWFGLIPGLDAPTANVNTNAALALFLFMYYNWIGIKKWGAGYIKHFMGPVPAMAPLMIILEFISHLARPLSLTLRLFGNIKGEEIVLILMFMLAPIVGSLPMYFLFVLAKFIQAFIFFMLGMIYLKGSLDHAH; from the coding sequence ATGGCTGGTGGACTTCCGCATCCGCAATTCATCGTTCCCGCGGCCCTGGAGGCCGTGGGCATCACTGGTGTGCCCGTCCATGTGGCCTACACCTGGGTGGTCATGCTCCTGCTGTTCACCATCGGCATCCTGGTCCGCAAGAACCTGACCCTGGTGCCCGGGAAGCTGCAAAACGTCTTCGAGCTGATCATCGGAGGCCTCGAAAACTTCTGCGTCGCCAACGTCGGCGAGAAGGGCCGCGAGATCTTCCACGTCATCGTCATCCTGTTCCTGTTCATCCTGCCCTGCAACTGGTTCGGCCTGATTCCGGGCCTGGACGCGCCCACGGCCAACGTCAACACCAACGCCGCCCTGGCGCTGTTCCTGTTCATGTACTACAACTGGATCGGCATCAAGAAATGGGGCGCGGGCTACATCAAACACTTCATGGGCCCGGTCCCGGCCATGGCGCCGCTGATGATCATCCTGGAGTTCATCTCCCACCTGGCCAGGCCGCTCTCGCTCACGCTGCGACTGTTCGGCAACATCAAGGGCGAGGAAATCGTGCTCATCCTGATGTTCATGCTGGCGCCCATCGTCGGCTCCCTGCCGATGTACTTCCTGTTCGTACTGGCCAAGTTCATCCAGGCCTTCATCTTCTTCATGCTCGGCATGATCTACCTGAAGGGCTCCCTGGATCACGCGCACTAG
- the atpE gene encoding ATP synthase F0 subunit C, giving the protein MRKVLLTALNTVALLSIASLAFASDAAPEVLSNIMWACAIGMAIAAAGCGIGQGLGLKAACEGTARNPEAAGKIQTMLILGLAFVESLAIYALVVCLLLLFANPFVA; this is encoded by the coding sequence ATGCGTAAAGTTCTGCTGACCGCCCTGAACACCGTGGCCCTGCTGTCCATCGCCTCCCTGGCCTTCGCCTCTGACGCCGCCCCCGAGGTGCTGTCCAACATCATGTGGGCCTGCGCCATCGGCATGGCCATCGCCGCCGCCGGTTGCGGCATCGGCCAGGGCCTGGGCCTGAAGGCCGCCTGCGAAGGCACCGCCCGCAACCCCGAGGCCGCTGGCAAGATCCAGACCATGCTGATCCTGGGCCTGGCCTTCGTGGAGTCCCTGGCCATCTACGCCCTGGTCGTCTGCCTGCTGCTGCTCTTCGCCAACCCCTTCGTTGCCTAA
- a CDS encoding redox-sensing transcriptional repressor Rex has translation MSLKSQHIPRATIQRMAVYIQVLETLQRDGKEVISSELLARTCDVNPSQIRKDLAYFGEFGVRGVGYYVQDLIGSIKKALGVDRVWRTCVVGIGNLGRALLNHREFKLRGFHIVGAFDCDPFKIGEVVSGLEVICSRRLKEKAEDLDIEIGIITTPPERAQRATNYLVDAGIKGIINFAPARITVPDDVTVEYVDFFHHFYAVAFNVTLNLQDS, from the coding sequence ATGTCGCTCAAAAGCCAACACATACCCCGCGCCACCATCCAGCGCATGGCAGTCTACATCCAGGTTCTGGAGACGCTGCAGCGCGATGGCAAGGAAGTCATCTCCTCCGAGCTGCTGGCCCGTACCTGCGACGTGAACCCCTCCCAGATCCGCAAGGACCTCGCCTACTTCGGCGAATTCGGCGTGCGCGGGGTCGGCTACTATGTCCAGGACCTCATCGGCAGCATCAAGAAGGCCCTGGGCGTGGACCGCGTCTGGCGCACCTGCGTGGTGGGCATCGGCAACCTGGGCCGGGCCCTGCTCAACCACCGCGAGTTCAAGCTGCGCGGGTTCCACATCGTCGGCGCCTTCGACTGCGACCCCTTCAAGATCGGCGAGGTCGTCTCCGGCCTGGAAGTCATCTGCTCGCGCCGCCTCAAGGAAAAGGCCGAGGATCTCGACATCGAGATCGGCATCATCACCACCCCGCCCGAGCGCGCCCAGCGCGCCACCAACTACCTCGTGGACGCGGGCATCAAGGGCATCATCAACTTCGCCCCGGCGCGCATCACCGTGCCCGACGACGTGACCGTGGAGTACGTGGACTTCTTCCACCACTTCTACGCCGTGGCCTTCAACGTGACCCTGAATCTCCAGGACAGCTGA
- a CDS encoding ABC transporter ATP-binding protein, which translates to MLEERAIDPFIQCIDVARHYAVRGGLLGTQRAVVRAVDGVTLDVARGETLGLVGESGCGKSTLARLLLRLEHPGAGRIVVDGQDLADAPAAFLAAYPRKVQMIFQDPFSSLNPRRSIGATIVEPLAIHGVPRAARAARLAELMERVGLRPELAGRYPHEFSGGQRQRVAIARALALNPDCVVCDEPVSALDVSIQAQVINLLRELQRDFGLTYVFISHDLSVVGHVSDRVAVMYLGRLMELAPAPELFADPLHPYTRALLLAVPVPDPARRGPAARLAGDPPSPMAPPPGCPFHPRCPEAMPVCAAAPPRWAEVAPGRYVACHLHAGPA; encoded by the coding sequence TTGCTTGAGGAGCGCGCCATAGACCCCTTCATCCAGTGCATCGATGTCGCCCGGCACTACGCCGTGCGCGGCGGCCTGCTCGGCACGCAGCGGGCCGTGGTCCGCGCCGTGGACGGCGTGACCCTGGACGTGGCCCGGGGCGAGACCCTGGGGCTGGTGGGCGAGTCGGGCTGCGGCAAGTCCACCCTGGCGCGGCTGCTGCTGCGCCTGGAGCACCCCGGCGCGGGGCGCATCGTGGTGGACGGGCAGGACCTGGCCGACGCCCCGGCGGCGTTTCTGGCGGCCTATCCGCGCAAGGTGCAGATGATTTTTCAGGACCCGTTTTCGTCCTTGAACCCGCGCCGGAGCATCGGGGCGACCATCGTCGAGCCCCTGGCCATCCACGGCGTGCCCCGGGCGGCGCGCGCGGCGCGGCTGGCGGAGCTCATGGAGCGCGTGGGCCTGCGGCCCGAGCTGGCCGGGCGCTACCCCCACGAGTTTTCCGGGGGCCAGCGCCAGCGCGTGGCCATCGCCCGCGCCCTGGCCCTGAACCCGGACTGCGTGGTCTGCGACGAGCCCGTGTCCGCCCTGGACGTGTCCATCCAGGCCCAGGTCATCAACCTGTTGCGCGAGCTGCAGCGCGACTTCGGCCTGACCTATGTGTTCATCTCCCACGACCTGTCGGTGGTCGGGCACGTCTCCGACCGCGTGGCCGTGATGTACCTGGGGCGGCTTATGGAGCTGGCCCCGGCGCCGGAGCTGTTCGCCGACCCGCTGCACCCCTACACCCGGGCCCTGCTGCTGGCCGTGCCCGTGCCCGACCCGGCGCGCCGGGGTCCGGCGGCCCGGCTGGCGGGCGACCCGCCAAGCCCCATGGCCCCGCCGCCGGGCTGCCCCTTCCATCCGCGCTGCCCCGAGGCCATGCCCGTGTGCGCCGCCGCCCCGCCGCGCTGGGCCGAGGTCGCCCCCGGGCGCTACGTGGCCTGCCACCTGCACGCCGGGCCCGCCTAG
- a CDS encoding permease, with the protein MDLLLEFASYVTAIVFEAAPFLLAGALLGSLVEVCVPDTALQRLVPRSPGGQVGFGLLAGLVVPTCECGVVPIARKLLLRGVPPRVVIPYMLAAPVMHPVSLLSTLVAFPGQWYMALWRVILVAVPAVAMGLALGEARPGDVLRLPRPLLGPMPGQARPAEAHAPGCGCGCGHSHGGSRLMRVATHTADEFLSMGRFLVLGACAAAAFKTFTPLEALAWLGDSVLVSVPGMMLLAVLLSVCSEADAFVAASFAMVPRAAQLAFLALGPMVDLKLIPMFLVTFHRRLAVALVVVPTVSVLLLALALGLAGGR; encoded by the coding sequence ATGGACCTGCTGCTGGAATTCGCCTCCTACGTCACGGCCATCGTCTTCGAGGCCGCGCCCTTCCTGCTGGCCGGGGCCCTGCTGGGCTCGCTGGTGGAGGTCTGCGTACCCGATACGGCGCTGCAACGGCTGGTGCCGCGCTCCCCGGGCGGGCAGGTCGGCTTCGGCCTGCTGGCCGGGCTGGTAGTGCCCACCTGCGAATGCGGCGTGGTGCCCATCGCGCGCAAGCTGCTGCTGCGTGGGGTGCCGCCCCGGGTGGTCATCCCCTACATGCTGGCCGCGCCGGTGATGCACCCGGTGTCGCTGCTCTCGACCCTGGTGGCCTTCCCCGGCCAGTGGTACATGGCCCTGTGGCGGGTCATCCTGGTGGCCGTGCCCGCCGTGGCCATGGGCCTGGCCCTGGGCGAGGCCCGGCCCGGCGACGTGCTGCGCCTGCCCCGCCCGCTGCTGGGGCCCATGCCCGGGCAGGCCCGGCCCGCCGAAGCCCACGCCCCCGGCTGCGGCTGCGGCTGCGGCCACAGCCACGGCGGGTCCCGGCTCATGCGCGTGGCCACGCACACGGCGGACGAATTCCTCTCCATGGGCCGCTTCCTGGTGCTGGGGGCCTGCGCCGCCGCCGCGTTCAAGACCTTCACGCCCCTGGAGGCCCTGGCCTGGCTGGGCGACAGCGTGCTGGTCTCCGTGCCGGGCATGATGCTGCTGGCGGTGCTGCTGTCGGTGTGCTCCGAGGCCGACGCCTTCGTGGCCGCGTCCTTCGCCATGGTGCCCCGGGCGGCGCAGCTGGCCTTCCTGGCCCTGGGCCCCATGGTGGACCTCAAGCTCATCCCCATGTTCCTGGTGACGTTCCACCGGCGGCTGGCCGTGGCGCTGGTGGTGGTGCCCACGGTCTCGGTGCTGCTGCTGGCCCTGGCCCTGGGCCTGGCGGGGGGGCGCTAG
- a CDS encoding 3'-5' exonuclease, with translation MMMTPAPAPVAALARVFGRFARPPRSELLRANHAHFEAFDQNRPLADYEFCVVDTELTGLSPASDEIVSIGAVRIRDLSITADSFYTLVAPRGPVPKVATMIHRITPGMLRDAPRLREVFPDFLRFCGGALVVGHNVGLDISFLDRAARDILGGRLRTPCIDTMRLAQVYQQELWENYYDQFDATVSYQLGHLCKNYGLPTFDQHNALYDAMQTAYLFLFLVKKLRSGGINTLRDLYMAGRSWRWYL, from the coding sequence ATGATGATGACCCCCGCCCCGGCCCCCGTCGCCGCCCTGGCCCGCGTCTTCGGGCGCTTCGCCCGCCCGCCCAGGAGCGAGCTGCTGCGCGCCAACCACGCGCACTTCGAGGCCTTCGACCAGAACCGGCCCCTGGCCGACTACGAGTTCTGCGTGGTGGACACCGAGCTCACCGGCCTCTCCCCGGCCAGCGACGAGATCGTCTCCATCGGCGCCGTGCGCATCCGCGACCTGTCCATCACCGCCGATTCCTTCTATACCCTGGTGGCCCCGCGCGGGCCCGTGCCCAAGGTCGCCACCATGATCCACCGCATCACCCCCGGGATGCTGCGCGATGCCCCGCGCCTGCGCGAGGTGTTCCCCGACTTCCTGCGCTTCTGCGGCGGGGCGCTGGTCGTGGGCCACAACGTGGGCCTGGACATCTCCTTCCTGGACCGCGCCGCGCGCGATATCCTCGGCGGCAGGCTGCGCACCCCGTGCATCGACACCATGCGCCTGGCCCAGGTCTACCAGCAGGAACTGTGGGAAAACTACTACGACCAGTTCGACGCCACCGTCTCCTACCAGCTCGGGCACCTGTGCAAGAACTACGGCCTGCCGACCTTCGACCAGCACAACGCGCTGTACGACGCCATGCAGACCGCCTACCTGTTCCTCTTCCTGGTCAAGAAGCTGCGCTCGGGCGGCATCAACACCCTGCGCGACCTCTACATGGCCGGGCGCAGCTGGCGGTGGTACCTGTAG
- a CDS encoding putative nucleotidyltransferase substrate binding domain-containing protein, which produces MNRPGDVFSAQASELVPFLRKTLPFSDLDDKALETLARSCTIDFHPKGTRLLTQGVTLVEYVLLIRSGAVKLFLTRDGAPDTLIDYRGEGGAVGALGVIREARASLSAETIEDTFCFKIPGAVFRALIADYPAITQYYLQNFSENYIEKAFSELRRQHADLCAASPLVLFSTRVGDVIRRPPLMVASGSTVREAARTMVEHGVGSLLVTDPRGDAVGIVTDKDLRRAVADGEAHDAPVEFIMSSPLATVSHREICFDALLRMMSAQIHHLAVMRGGHVAGMVTSHDIMLLQGRSPMYLFREIAGARTIADLYPLAEKVPMTVGSLVEEGAKARNITRMITIMNDLILEKLLTFLQDEMGPAPVPFCWLLMGSEGRKEQTFHTDQDNALVYRDPANQAEADRCQDYFTRFCEAAIGHLVRCGYPLCPGDMMASNPRWRMPLARMRDFFETMVLLPEPEEVLRATIFFDFRPGYGQAEQGEALRRHVALHAARQDVFLRHLARNCLATRPPLSFFRNIIVEKDGAHKDTMDLKTRALTPFVDFARLFALRHGLHETNTFDRLEILKDQGHIPPDLAVEALEAYEFLMQLRLVHQMGRINAGGAPDNRLNPASLSELEKQTLKETFGVVRSLQTFVKEAFSLNVG; this is translated from the coding sequence ATGAACAGGCCAGGTGACGTGTTTTCCGCACAGGCTTCCGAGCTCGTGCCCTTTTTGCGCAAGACCCTGCCCTTCAGCGACCTGGACGACAAGGCCCTGGAAACCCTGGCCCGGTCGTGCACCATCGACTTCCACCCCAAGGGCACCCGCCTGCTGACCCAGGGCGTGACCCTCGTGGAATACGTGCTGCTCATCCGCAGCGGCGCGGTGAAGCTCTTCCTCACTCGCGACGGCGCGCCGGACACGCTCATCGACTACCGGGGCGAGGGCGGTGCCGTGGGCGCCCTGGGCGTCATCCGCGAGGCCCGCGCCAGCCTGAGCGCAGAAACCATCGAAGACACCTTCTGCTTCAAGATCCCCGGGGCCGTGTTCCGCGCGCTCATCGCCGACTACCCGGCCATAACCCAGTACTACCTGCAGAACTTCTCGGAGAACTACATCGAGAAGGCCTTCTCCGAGCTGCGCCGCCAGCACGCCGACCTGTGCGCCGCCAGCCCCCTGGTGCTGTTCTCCACCCGCGTGGGCGACGTGATCCGCCGCCCGCCGCTGATGGTCGCCTCGGGCAGCACCGTGCGCGAGGCCGCGCGGACCATGGTCGAGCACGGGGTGGGCTCGCTGCTGGTCACCGACCCGCGCGGCGACGCCGTGGGCATCGTCACCGACAAGGATCTGCGCCGCGCCGTGGCCGACGGCGAAGCCCACGACGCGCCCGTGGAGTTCATCATGAGCTCGCCCCTGGCCACGGTCAGCCACCGCGAAATCTGCTTCGACGCCCTGCTGCGCATGATGAGCGCCCAGATCCACCACCTGGCCGTGATGCGCGGAGGCCATGTGGCGGGCATGGTCACCTCCCACGACATCATGCTCCTGCAGGGCCGCTCGCCCATGTACCTCTTCCGCGAGATCGCCGGGGCCCGGACCATCGCCGACCTCTACCCCCTGGCCGAAAAGGTGCCCATGACCGTCGGCTCCCTGGTGGAGGAGGGCGCCAAGGCCCGCAACATCACGCGCATGATCACCATCATGAACGACCTGATCCTGGAAAAGCTGCTGACCTTCCTCCAGGACGAGATGGGCCCGGCCCCGGTGCCCTTCTGCTGGCTGCTCATGGGCTCCGAGGGCCGCAAGGAGCAGACCTTCCACACCGACCAGGACAACGCCCTGGTCTACCGCGACCCCGCGAACCAGGCCGAGGCCGACCGCTGCCAGGACTACTTCACCCGCTTCTGCGAGGCCGCCATCGGCCACCTGGTGCGCTGCGGCTACCCGCTGTGCCCCGGGGACATGATGGCCTCCAACCCGCGCTGGCGCATGCCCCTGGCCCGGATGCGCGATTTCTTCGAGACCATGGTCCTGCTGCCCGAGCCCGAGGAGGTGCTGCGCGCGACCATCTTCTTCGACTTCCGCCCCGGCTACGGCCAGGCCGAGCAGGGCGAGGCCCTGCGCCGCCATGTGGCCCTGCACGCCGCGCGGCAGGACGTGTTCCTGCGCCACCTGGCCCGCAACTGCCTGGCCACCCGCCCGCCCCTGTCCTTCTTCCGCAACATCATCGTGGAGAAGGACGGCGCCCACAAGGACACCATGGACCTCAAGACCCGGGCGCTGACGCCCTTTGTGGACTTCGCCCGGCTGTTCGCCCTGCGCCACGGCCTGCACGAGACCAATACCTTCGACCGCCTGGAGATCCTCAAGGATCAGGGGCACATCCCGCCCGACCTGGCCGTGGAGGCCCTGGAGGCCTACGAGTTCCTTATGCAGCTGCGCCTGGTGCACCAGATGGGCCGCATCAACGCGGGCGGGGCCCCCGACAACCGCCTCAACCCCGCCAGCCTCTCGGAGCTGGAAAAACAGACCCTCAAGGAGACCTTCGGCGTGGTCCGCTCGTTGCAGACCTTCGTCAAGGAAGCCTTCAGCCTCAACGTGGGCTGA